From the genome of Gracilibacillus salitolerans, one region includes:
- a CDS encoding HU family DNA-binding protein, translating into MNKTDLINAVAEKSELSKKDATKAVDAVFESIMDSLKDGEKVQLIGFGNFEVRERAARKGRNPQTGDEIEIPASKVPAFKPGKALKDIVK; encoded by the coding sequence ATGAACAAGACAGATCTAATTAATGCAGTTGCAGAAAAAAGTGAACTTTCTAAAAAAGATGCAACAAAAGCTGTAGATGCAGTTTTTGAATCTATCATGGATTCACTTAAAGATGGTGAAAAAGTTCAATTAATTGGTTTTGGTAATTTTGAGGTACGCGAGCGTGCAGCACGTAAAGGGCGTAATCCACAAACTGGGGATGAAATCGAAATTCCAGCAAGTAAAGTGCCTGCTTTTAAACCAGGTAAAGCCCTTAAAGATATCGTAAAATAA
- the aroH gene encoding chorismate mutase, translated as MIRGIRGATTVKNNDADEIIQVTREMIEAMASENDIDPETIASVMISVTPDLNATFPAKALRLIDGWKYVPVMCMPEINVPGSLPKCIRVMMTVNTSKNQKEIEHIYLNDAIKLRPDLIEENK; from the coding sequence ATGATCAGAGGGATACGAGGAGCAACTACTGTAAAGAACAATGATGCAGATGAAATAATTCAGGTAACACGAGAAATGATTGAAGCAATGGCCAGCGAGAACGATATAGACCCTGAAACAATTGCTTCTGTGATGATTTCAGTAACACCTGACCTGAATGCTACTTTTCCAGCAAAAGCCCTACGATTAATTGATGGGTGGAAATACGTTCCGGTAATGTGTATGCCAGAAATTAATGTTCCTGGCAGTTTACCAAAATGCATTAGAGTGATGATGACTGTAAATACATCTAAAAATCAAAAAGAAATTGAACATATTTATTTAAATGATGCAATTAAACTAAGACCAGACTTGATAGAAGAGAATAAGTAA
- a CDS encoding heptaprenyl diphosphate synthase component 1, producing MTYIDTINYYTNLITQTINQSFLNKHLDEPELEIHKMITLHELVQDKQNYEELVQTTMLVQIALNTHDKISINFEEENIRKQQLTVLAGDYYSGIYYHLLAKHNNLAFIRLLADGINEMTQAKIGFYYSDFNDLDNFLVEFKEIECKLIEKVTYFVNKSDHLPYVTTWILARRLEYELIQLRKGKRTFFHRLVLENVQSIQNNEQLEKKVRQHLIKINRDLDQIMTNNKKDVVIPKDLDLFNFSTLTKKWNMVLEEGLSQ from the coding sequence ATGACATACATAGATACAATTAATTATTATACAAATTTAATAACGCAAACTATTAACCAAAGTTTCCTGAATAAACATTTAGATGAACCCGAGTTAGAAATACATAAAATGATTACTCTTCATGAATTAGTCCAGGATAAGCAAAACTATGAAGAATTAGTACAGACAACCATGTTAGTTCAGATCGCTTTGAATACACATGATAAAATCAGCATCAATTTTGAGGAAGAAAATATAAGGAAACAGCAACTTACAGTGTTGGCAGGAGATTATTATTCAGGTATCTATTATCATTTATTAGCAAAACATAATAACTTAGCTTTTATTCGTTTGCTTGCAGACGGAATTAATGAAATGACCCAAGCTAAAATCGGTTTTTATTATTCTGATTTTAATGATTTGGACAACTTTCTTGTCGAATTTAAAGAAATCGAGTGTAAACTAATTGAGAAAGTAACTTATTTTGTTAATAAATCAGATCATTTACCGTATGTTACTACTTGGATATTAGCAAGGCGTTTGGAATATGAATTAATACAGTTACGTAAGGGAAAACGTACTTTTTTCCATCGATTAGTATTAGAAAATGTACAAAGTATACAAAATAATGAACAGTTGGAGAAAAAAGTACGACAGCATTTGATCAAAATTAATCGGGATTTGGATCAAATAATGACTAATAACAAAAAAGATGTAGTAATACCAAAAGATTTAGATTTATTTAATTTTAGCACGTTAACGAAAAAATGGAATATGGTTTTGGAAGAAGGATTATCACAATGA
- the aroC gene encoding chorismate synthase → MRYLTAGESHGKQQTTIIEGLPARMPITPDDINDSLLRRQKGHGRGKRMQIEKDLVDVVGGVRHGYTLGSPIALVVHNDDFKHWIDVMGEDPVPEDQKIRRVVTRPRPGHADLNGSLKYGHRDMRNILERSSARETTARVAAGAVAKTLLKQLDIKIVGYVREIAGINATEKPELSIDDKMRISEDSPVRCLDEIAGQQMMDAIDKAKKDGDSIGGVCEVAIEGLPAGIGSYVHYDRKLDGRIAGAVQSINAFKGVEFGIGFEAARKNGSEVHDEILWSEERGYYRRTNRLGGFEGGMTTGMPVIVKGVMKPIPTLYKPLQSVDIETKEPFNASIERSDSCAVPAAAVVMEHVVAFEIAKAILEQFPSDQFPKLKETINQYREEIRCF, encoded by the coding sequence ATGCGATATTTAACAGCGGGTGAATCGCATGGTAAACAACAAACAACAATTATTGAGGGATTACCAGCGAGAATGCCGATTACACCAGATGACATTAATGATTCGCTCCTGCGCCGCCAGAAAGGACACGGCAGAGGAAAACGAATGCAAATAGAGAAAGATTTAGTAGATGTAGTAGGTGGCGTGCGCCATGGTTATACCTTAGGGTCTCCAATAGCTCTCGTTGTACATAATGATGATTTTAAACACTGGATTGATGTGATGGGAGAAGACCCTGTACCAGAAGATCAAAAAATTCGTCGCGTTGTGACTCGTCCACGTCCAGGCCATGCTGACTTAAATGGTTCGCTTAAATATGGGCATCGAGATATGCGTAATATTTTAGAACGTTCATCAGCAAGAGAAACAACTGCTCGAGTTGCGGCTGGTGCAGTTGCTAAAACATTATTAAAACAATTGGATATCAAAATAGTTGGATATGTAAGAGAAATAGCCGGAATTAATGCAACAGAAAAACCAGAATTATCGATAGATGATAAGATGCGTATTTCAGAAGATTCCCCTGTTCGCTGTTTAGATGAGATAGCCGGGCAGCAAATGATGGATGCAATCGACAAAGCGAAGAAAGATGGAGATTCCATTGGTGGTGTTTGTGAAGTAGCTATTGAAGGTCTCCCAGCAGGAATTGGCTCATATGTACACTATGATCGAAAATTAGATGGTAGAATCGCTGGGGCAGTACAAAGCATTAATGCTTTTAAGGGTGTTGAATTTGGAATTGGATTTGAAGCAGCTCGTAAAAATGGCAGTGAGGTGCATGATGAAATCCTATGGTCAGAAGAACGTGGTTATTACCGTAGAACGAATCGCCTAGGTGGTTTTGAAGGTGGAATGACGACTGGTATGCCAGTTATCGTAAAAGGAGTCATGAAACCAATTCCTACGTTATACAAACCACTTCAAAGTGTAGATATTGAGACAAAAGAGCCTTTTAATGCAAGTATTGAAAGATCTGATTCTTGTGCAGTTCCAGCTGCAGCTGTAGTAATGGAGCATGTCGTTGCATTTGAAATTGCTAAAGCAATCTTAGAACAATTCCCAAGTGATCAATTTCCTAAACTAAAAGAAACAATCAATCAATACCGTGAGGAAATAAGGTGCTTCTAA
- the aroA gene encoding 3-phosphoshikimate 1-carboxyvinyltransferase, whose product MSQKVLAFERKTLTGNITVPGDKSISHRAVMFGSLAEGKTKITNFLAGEDCLSTIGAFQAMGVSIHREENTVLIESAGVNGLKEPVQPIDLGNSGTTARLLMGILAGLPFHFALYGDDSLSKRPMDRIANPLRKMGAKIDGRENGRLLPIAIRGGHLSPIDFKPPVKSAQVKSGVLLAGLLTDGVTTVEEVTKTRDHTENMLKAFGADIDVEGTKVKITGNKKLTGCDIEVPGDISSAAFFLVAAAITEGSQITIENVGLNPTRTGIIDVLKLMNVSIQVIEKRTIGGEPIGDITVQASQPKATVIEGDIIPRIIDEIPIIALLATQAAGQTVIKDAEELRFKETDRIESVVNTLSRLGATISGTKDGMIIEGNTQLHGGVTESYGDHRIGMMIAVASLLTDEKVELHDDECISISYPTFFEHLHSLLSN is encoded by the coding sequence TTGTCACAAAAAGTATTAGCATTTGAAAGAAAGACGCTAACTGGTAACATTACTGTTCCTGGAGATAAATCTATTTCTCATCGAGCGGTAATGTTTGGTTCCTTAGCTGAAGGAAAAACCAAGATTACTAACTTTTTAGCTGGTGAGGACTGTTTATCAACTATCGGAGCTTTTCAAGCAATGGGAGTTTCTATCCACCGTGAAGAAAATACTGTGCTAATTGAATCTGCTGGAGTTAACGGACTAAAAGAACCGGTTCAACCGATTGACTTGGGGAACTCTGGAACAACCGCTCGGCTATTAATGGGTATTTTAGCAGGTTTGCCATTTCACTTTGCGTTGTATGGTGATGATTCGCTATCGAAGCGACCGATGGATCGTATTGCTAATCCATTACGCAAAATGGGTGCAAAAATTGACGGCCGAGAAAATGGCCGCTTACTTCCGATTGCTATAAGAGGTGGTCATTTATCACCAATTGATTTCAAGCCACCTGTCAAGAGTGCTCAAGTAAAATCAGGTGTATTGTTAGCTGGTCTCTTAACAGATGGGGTAACGACCGTAGAAGAAGTGACAAAAACGCGAGATCACACGGAGAACATGCTAAAAGCGTTTGGTGCTGATATTGATGTGGAAGGTACAAAAGTAAAAATAACAGGTAATAAGAAATTAACTGGCTGTGATATCGAAGTACCTGGAGATATTTCATCTGCTGCATTTTTCCTGGTCGCTGCAGCCATTACCGAAGGAAGTCAAATCACCATTGAAAATGTTGGTCTTAACCCGACACGAACTGGTATCATTGATGTATTAAAATTGATGAATGTTTCCATTCAAGTCATTGAAAAAAGAACGATTGGTGGGGAACCAATCGGTGATATCACGGTGCAAGCTTCACAGCCAAAGGCTACAGTGATAGAAGGAGATATTATCCCACGAATTATCGATGAAATTCCAATAATTGCTTTACTGGCAACACAAGCAGCCGGTCAAACCGTAATAAAAGATGCTGAAGAATTGCGTTTTAAAGAAACCGATCGCATTGAATCAGTGGTTAATACATTATCAAGATTGGGTGCGACTATTTCTGGTACGAAGGATGGTATGATTATTGAGGGAAATACACAGCTTCATGGTGGTGTAACAGAATCGTATGGTGATCACAGGATTGGGATGATGATCGCAGTGGCATCTCTTTTAACAGATGAAAAAGTAGAACTACATGATGATGAATGTATCTCGATCTCCTATCCTACCTTTTTCGAACATTTACATTCCTTACTATCCAACTAA
- the hisC gene encoding histidinol-phosphate transaminase, which yields MQAKQVFQNMSPYTPGKQIEEVKKEYGLTKIVKLASNENPFGYSDKVKDAIPRMIDHLEIYPDGYATALRETLARKLNVGEKQLIFGCGSDEVVDIICRTYLEEGTNTVMATPTFPQYKHNALIQGAEIAEVPLIDGYHDLEAMLKQINAQTRVVWLCSPNNPTGSLISRDKLINFLDACSSEVMVVLDEAYYEYIEDSQNPDSIGLLKDYSNLVILRTFSKAYGLANLRVGYGVASEGIATNLNITRGPFNTTSISQLSALVALEDEAFLQHTCRENLENKKAFMLACDEMGLRYYDSEANFLFVKLPTSGDALFEYLLKNGFIVRSGEALGHPNGVRITIGSKEQMNEIVTNLKEFLASI from the coding sequence TTGCAAGCAAAACAAGTATTTCAGAACATGTCACCATATACACCTGGAAAACAAATTGAAGAAGTAAAAAAAGAATATGGTTTAACTAAGATAGTCAAATTAGCATCAAACGAAAATCCATTTGGCTATTCTGATAAAGTAAAAGATGCTATTCCACGTATGATTGATCACCTGGAGATTTATCCAGATGGTTATGCAACAGCTTTACGTGAAACATTGGCTAGAAAGTTAAATGTAGGAGAGAAACAATTAATTTTTGGTTGTGGATCTGATGAAGTCGTAGATATCATATGTCGTACATATTTAGAAGAAGGAACAAATACTGTAATGGCAACTCCGACATTCCCTCAATATAAGCATAACGCATTAATTCAAGGTGCAGAAATCGCAGAAGTACCTTTAATCGACGGTTACCATGATTTAGAAGCAATGCTTAAGCAAATCAATGCCCAAACAAGAGTGGTATGGCTATGTTCACCTAACAACCCCACTGGTTCATTGATTAGTCGAGATAAGTTAATTAATTTTTTAGATGCATGTTCATCTGAAGTTATGGTTGTTTTAGACGAAGCGTACTATGAATACATCGAAGACAGCCAAAATCCGGATAGTATTGGACTATTAAAAGACTATTCAAATTTAGTGATTTTACGTACATTCTCTAAAGCGTATGGTTTAGCTAATTTACGTGTAGGTTATGGTGTGGCATCAGAAGGGATTGCTACTAATTTAAATATCACGCGTGGACCATTTAATACGACGTCCATTTCACAATTATCTGCTCTAGTGGCGCTTGAAGATGAAGCCTTCTTACAACACACGTGTCGAGAGAACCTCGAGAATAAGAAAGCATTTATGCTGGCCTGTGACGAAATGGGTTTAAGGTACTATGATTCAGAAGCAAATTTTCTTTTTGTGAAATTGCCGACTTCAGGTGATGCATTGTTTGAATATTTATTAAAAAATGGTTTCATCGTTCGTTCTGGCGAAGCACTAGGGCATCCTAATGGCGTACGAATTACCATCGGTTCTAAAGAACAAATGAATGAGATAGTAACGAATTTGAAAGAATTTTTAGCATCAATATAA
- a CDS encoding prephenate dehydrogenase, with the protein MKQTVLIAGLGLIGGSLALSIRETKEVRLIGYDSNYSTLEYAKMNKIVDDVYNDFTEAVVQADICILAAPVSVTVDLINILNKLTFKKSIIVTDVGSVKGPIMDVASKLDSPNIAFIGGHPMAGSHKKGIQAAKKHLFENAIYVLSPTDSSTEEDLERLQALLTPTKSKFIILEPDEHDEMTSVISHFPHLIASSLVHQARNWQKTHPYIHKLAAGGFRDITRIASSNPLMWRDIFFQNRSKMSRLMDDWIEEMKQLKNLIDTGEKTQIEKYLEQAREYRDGLDSGKQGAIPSYYDVYVDIFDQPGAILKVIELLANHDISINNIEILEIREGITGVLRLSFQNENDQKLSQAVLKKNHYDTVIEE; encoded by the coding sequence GTGAAACAAACGGTTTTAATAGCGGGTCTCGGATTGATAGGAGGCTCGCTTGCTTTAAGTATACGAGAAACGAAAGAAGTACGATTAATTGGATATGATTCTAATTACAGTACACTTGAATATGCCAAGATGAATAAAATCGTAGACGATGTTTATAATGACTTTACGGAGGCAGTAGTTCAAGCCGATATATGTATCTTAGCTGCACCTGTTTCTGTGACAGTAGATTTGATCAATATCTTAAACAAACTTACATTTAAAAAGTCGATTATTGTGACAGATGTAGGCTCTGTTAAAGGGCCGATTATGGATGTGGCTAGTAAACTTGATTCACCGAACATTGCTTTTATAGGTGGTCACCCAATGGCAGGCTCACATAAGAAAGGAATTCAAGCTGCTAAAAAGCATTTGTTTGAGAACGCGATCTACGTTCTGTCCCCAACAGATAGTAGCACGGAAGAGGATCTAGAACGATTACAAGCACTTTTAACACCAACTAAATCTAAATTTATAATCTTAGAACCGGATGAACATGATGAAATGACAAGTGTTATTTCCCATTTTCCACACTTAATCGCTTCCTCCCTTGTCCATCAGGCAAGAAATTGGCAAAAAACGCATCCATATATACATAAACTCGCTGCAGGAGGATTTCGTGATATTACAAGGATTGCTTCTAGTAACCCTTTAATGTGGCGAGATATATTCTTTCAGAATCGATCGAAAATGAGTAGGTTAATGGATGATTGGATAGAAGAAATGAAGCAATTGAAAAATTTGATCGACACTGGGGAAAAAACGCAAATCGAGAAATATCTAGAGCAAGCACGCGAGTATCGTGATGGATTGGATAGTGGTAAGCAAGGAGCTATTCCATCCTATTACGATGTTTACGTTGATATTTTTGACCAACCAGGTGCTATATTGAAAGTGATCGAATTATTAGCTAATCATGATATAAGTATTAATAATATTGAAATATTAGAGATCAGAGAAGGCATTACTGGTGTTTTACGCTTAAGCTTCCAAAACGAAAATGATCAGAAATTAAGTCAAGCTGTTTTGAAGAAAAATCACTATGATACGGTGATTGAAGAATAG
- a CDS encoding demethylmenaquinone methyltransferase, translating to MTKESKEEKVHQVFEKIYNNYDFMNSIISFQKHKKWRNDVMNRMQVQPGAKSLDVCCGTGDWSFSLSEAVGANGEVIGLDFSQNMLSVARERQAENSFNNVQFIQGNAMELPFEDNYFDYVTIGFGLRNVPDYLQTLKEMHRVVKPGGIVVCLETSQPTGMVFRKLYYFYFKNIMPLFGKLFAKSYQEYVWLHESAKDFPGKEALKSLFEDAGLVNVQYKSYTGGVAAMHLGEKQVEK from the coding sequence ATGACAAAGGAATCAAAAGAAGAGAAAGTACATCAAGTATTTGAAAAGATTTATAATAATTATGATTTTATGAATTCGATTATTTCATTCCAGAAACATAAAAAATGGCGAAATGATGTAATGAATAGAATGCAAGTACAACCTGGTGCCAAATCGTTAGATGTATGTTGCGGTACGGGAGATTGGTCTTTTTCATTATCCGAAGCAGTAGGAGCGAATGGAGAAGTAATTGGCCTAGATTTCAGTCAAAATATGTTATCTGTTGCTAGAGAAAGACAGGCTGAAAACTCATTCAACAATGTACAATTTATACAAGGAAATGCAATGGAGTTACCGTTTGAAGATAATTACTTTGATTATGTCACCATTGGATTCGGTTTGCGAAATGTCCCAGATTATTTACAAACATTAAAAGAAATGCATCGAGTTGTGAAACCAGGCGGCATTGTTGTATGTCTTGAGACTTCGCAACCAACAGGAATGGTCTTTCGGAAATTATACTATTTTTATTTCAAAAATATTATGCCTTTATTCGGTAAGCTTTTCGCGAAAAGTTATCAAGAATATGTGTGGTTGCACGAGTCCGCGAAAGACTTTCCTGGAAAAGAAGCATTAAAGAGTTTATTTGAAGATGCTGGACTTGTAAATGTCCAATATAAAAGCTATACAGGTGGGGTAGCGGCCATGCATCTAGGTGAAAAACAAGTGGAGAAATAA
- the hepT gene encoding heptaprenyl diphosphate synthase component II, translating to MKLAKTYTFLKKDLSLIEDALEETVYADQPVLHDASTQLLKAGGKRLRPVFVLLASKFGDYNLNRIKNVASSLELIHMASLVHDDVIDDSDIRRGKPTVKAKWDNQVAMLTGDYIFAKALQQFTEIDQPRAHQILAKTMMELTIGEIEQIKDKYNLDQNLRVYLRRIKRKTALLISSSCQLGAIVANTDNETEKALFRYGYFMGMSYQIIDDILDFTASEKELGKPAGSDLLQGNITLPVLYAMENRHIRHELEEAFADTGNINPNLMVPIISKISKSDAIAKARGVSDQYLQKAYDSLSLLPDIQAKEALANIANYIGNRKI from the coding sequence ATGAAGCTTGCAAAAACATATACTTTTTTAAAAAAAGATTTATCATTAATTGAAGATGCATTGGAAGAAACCGTGTATGCAGACCAACCAGTTTTGCACGATGCCTCTACCCAATTATTAAAGGCTGGTGGCAAGAGGCTACGACCGGTTTTCGTATTATTAGCATCCAAATTTGGTGATTACAACCTAAATAGAATCAAAAATGTCGCTAGTTCTTTAGAATTAATTCATATGGCCTCACTCGTACATGATGATGTCATAGATGACTCTGACATAAGGCGTGGTAAACCAACAGTAAAAGCTAAATGGGACAATCAGGTAGCGATGCTCACAGGTGATTATATATTCGCTAAAGCCTTACAACAATTTACTGAGATAGATCAGCCACGAGCCCATCAAATATTAGCTAAGACGATGATGGAATTAACGATAGGTGAAATTGAGCAAATTAAAGATAAATATAACCTAGATCAAAATTTAAGAGTCTATTTAAGAAGGATAAAAAGAAAGACGGCGTTATTAATATCATCCAGTTGTCAACTGGGTGCTATTGTAGCAAATACTGACAATGAAACAGAAAAAGCCTTATTTCGTTATGGTTACTTTATGGGAATGTCCTATCAAATAATCGACGATATATTAGATTTTACCGCTTCTGAGAAAGAATTGGGCAAACCAGCTGGCAGTGACCTGCTTCAAGGCAATATAACACTACCTGTTTTATATGCCATGGAAAACCGCCACATTCGACATGAGTTGGAGGAGGCCTTTGCTGATACCGGTAATATAAACCCAAATCTAATGGTGCCTATTATTTCAAAAATATCAAAATCCGACGCAATTGCAAAAGCTAGAGGAGTGAGTGACCAATATCTTCAGAAAGCGTATGATTCTCTTAGTTTACTACCGGATATTCAAGCGAAAGAAGCTTTAGCTAACATTGCTAATTACATAGGAAATAGAAAAATATAA
- the ndk gene encoding nucleoside-diphosphate kinase, with translation MEQTFLMIKPDAVQRNLIGEIIARFERKGFKLVAAKLMTISEPLAKQHYAEHKGKPFFNDLVSFITSGPVFAMVWQGENVIESSRKMMGKTNPQEAETGTIRGDFGIVTHRNIIHGSDSSESAGREINLYFSKEEIQSYEKNVDHWLS, from the coding sequence GTGGAACAGACATTTTTAATGATTAAACCAGATGCTGTACAACGTAATTTAATTGGTGAAATTATAGCAAGATTTGAAAGGAAAGGTTTCAAATTAGTTGCAGCAAAGCTTATGACGATTTCGGAACCTCTAGCAAAGCAACATTATGCTGAACATAAAGGGAAGCCTTTTTTTAATGATTTAGTATCTTTTATTACTTCCGGACCTGTATTTGCTATGGTATGGCAAGGGGAAAATGTAATCGAATCTTCAAGGAAAATGATGGGGAAAACGAATCCTCAAGAAGCTGAAACAGGTACAATCAGAGGAGATTTTGGGATTGTTACTCATCGTAATATTATTCATGGTTCTGACTCATCTGAAAGTGCGGGTAGAGAAATCAATCTGTATTTTAGTAAAGAAGAAATACAGAGCTATGAAAAAAATGTTGATCACTGGCTATCATAG
- the aroB gene encoding 3-dehydroquinate synthase: MHKQTITTSTNQYDVFIGKGILGNLKDYLPKEYRNILIITDTIVNELYTEKVVASLPEEAKVSVSIVPSGEASKSIEQYYQLLTDAIQQPLDRKSLIIALGGGMIGDLAGFVAATYMRGIDFIQVPTTILAHDSSVGGKVAINHPEGKNLIGNFYPPQAVLYDIDTLHSLPDKEIRSGYAEVVKHGFISNHAYLEDILKVNLTETIDSNVMTDHLQKGIAVKAQVVEQDEKESNIRKFLNFGHTLGHAIESELGYGKITHGEAVAIGMLFAIRVSEQMLGSKLPYEALYNWLSDNHYPLDLPSKSAAQLVERMKKDKKSENATVQMVLLREIGEPITENISDQKLTNLLENFMRELGS; encoded by the coding sequence ATGCATAAGCAGACAATAACAACTAGTACAAATCAATATGATGTTTTTATCGGTAAAGGCATTTTGGGAAATTTGAAAGATTATCTACCTAAAGAGTATCGCAACATATTGATTATTACGGATACCATTGTGAATGAGCTATATACAGAAAAAGTTGTAGCTAGTCTTCCTGAAGAAGCAAAGGTATCTGTTAGTATAGTCCCATCTGGTGAAGCCTCCAAAAGTATTGAGCAATATTATCAATTATTGACGGATGCCATTCAACAACCGTTAGATCGCAAATCTCTCATTATTGCACTAGGTGGAGGTATGATTGGAGATTTAGCAGGATTTGTTGCTGCTACCTACATGAGAGGAATTGACTTTATTCAAGTTCCTACCACAATTTTAGCTCATGATAGCAGTGTAGGTGGGAAAGTAGCAATTAATCATCCGGAGGGTAAAAATCTAATCGGAAATTTTTATCCACCGCAAGCAGTGCTTTATGATATCGATACGTTACACTCATTGCCTGATAAAGAAATACGATCAGGTTATGCAGAAGTAGTCAAGCATGGCTTTATTAGTAACCACGCTTATTTGGAAGATATACTGAAAGTGAACCTTACAGAAACGATAGATTCAAATGTGATGACCGATCATTTACAGAAAGGGATCGCTGTCAAAGCACAGGTTGTGGAACAAGATGAGAAGGAATCTAACATTCGGAAATTCCTGAATTTTGGACATACTTTAGGTCATGCTATTGAATCGGAACTTGGCTACGGGAAAATCACTCATGGTGAGGCGGTTGCAATTGGTATGTTATTTGCTATCAGAGTAAGCGAACAAATGTTAGGTAGTAAGTTACCATACGAAGCATTGTATAATTGGTTATCTGATAATCATTATCCTTTAGATTTACCATCGAAATCTGCTGCACAACTTGTTGAACGTATGAAAAAAGATAAAAAATCTGAGAATGCAACTGTTCAAATGGTATTATTACGAGAAATAGGTGAGCCAATAACAGAAAACATATCCGACCAAAAACTCACCAATCTTCTAGAAAACTTTATGAGAGAGTTGGGTTCATAA
- a CDS encoding CheR family methyltransferase, with the protein MTDYQTFIGQIYKKTGLDLSLYKEVQMKRRLTSLRNKRGYDSFNSYYKAISNDQQLLQEFLDKVTINVSEFFRNPARWRVLEDKIVPKFKETKRKIKIWSAACSTGEEPYTLAIIANQFWNLTDIEILATDIDPNVLARAKQGIYNDRALQEVPEDIKKKYFHQEGDTYKINEQMKQAITFKEHNLLADPYPSNVDLIVCRNVLIYFTEEAKNTIYHKFSDALSNDGVFFVGSTEQIFSPDEYGLEVLDTFFYGKI; encoded by the coding sequence ATGACGGATTATCAAACTTTTATAGGTCAGATATACAAAAAAACCGGCCTTGACTTATCTTTGTACAAAGAAGTACAAATGAAAAGGCGATTAACTTCTTTACGAAATAAACGGGGTTATGACTCATTTAACAGCTACTATAAAGCAATTAGTAATGACCAGCAATTACTCCAGGAATTTTTAGATAAAGTTACCATCAATGTATCTGAATTTTTTCGCAATCCAGCTAGATGGAGAGTGTTGGAAGATAAAATTGTTCCGAAATTTAAAGAAACAAAGAGAAAAATAAAGATTTGGAGTGCAGCTTGTTCTACTGGGGAGGAGCCATACACATTAGCGATTATTGCCAATCAATTCTGGAATCTAACAGACATAGAAATCTTGGCAACTGATATAGATCCTAATGTGTTAGCGAGAGCAAAGCAAGGTATATATAATGACAGAGCATTGCAAGAAGTACCAGAAGATATTAAAAAGAAATATTTTCACCAAGAAGGTGATACCTACAAAATTAATGAACAAATGAAACAAGCTATCACCTTTAAAGAACATAATCTACTTGCAGACCCATATCCATCAAATGTAGATTTGATCGTTTGTCGAAATGTACTCATCTATTTTACAGAAGAAGCTAAAAATACGATTTATCATAAATTTAGTGACGCATTATCCAATGATGGTGTATTTTTTGTTGGAAGCACTGAACAAATATTTTCACCGGATGAATACGGACTGGAAGTTTTAGACACCTTTTTTTATGGGAAAATATAA